Below is a genomic region from Prolixibacteraceae bacterium.
TTTACTCCACTTTTAACGGCATCCAACGGTTCTCCAAACATAGAGCCGGAAACATCTAATAACAAATATACTGGTAACTTCCTCATTTTAAATTAATGTTTAACAAGATCAATACCCTGTGGCGGTGGTGGTAATTCAAATAAGTCATTCATTTCCTCTCCTGTGGTCTCAATTTTTGTACTTGAAACTTCGATTGAAGATGAGACCCATTTGAAGAACTCTCCAATGGTGCCTTCATCTAACGTGGTGAGTTTAACTACATTTGGAGTTATCTCTTTTAACACATCAATATTTGCTCCCTCTCCTGCAGCACAAGCAACGACCACACCACTGCTTACTTGTTTAAAATCGACAAGTCCTCGCTTCCAATCATCTGTTGGAGATCCATCTGTCATAATAAAGATAAGAGGTTTCCAATCCCCCTTTTGGTCCCTTGTTGACAACTTAACCTCATTTTTAATCTGAAGACTTAATTCTTTTAATCCTAACCCTAAAGACGTCATTCCACGTGTCTTTAAAGTAGGAGATTGAAACAATGCTAATTCGGTCAACTCAACATCGACTTGTACATCGTTAGCAAAAGTAAGGACACTTAAATAGGCTGTCTCTAAGGCATGTGGATTACGACATAACCTTGACGACAATGTTTCTACCCCATGTTGAACTGCCCTTAATGGCTCTCCATCCATAGAATACGACACATCAATAAGTAAATAAACTGGAAGTCGTCTCATAACTATTTAATTAACTGATTTTACACTTTTTGGTAAACCTTTGTTTTAGCCTTATAATGCAACCAAAAGTTTAAACTCTAAGGTACCGACACAGCCATTAGTTTAATCGTATCTAATAGCGAAGCCAACTCTTATAGATAAATTTCACCTGAACTTTATGTATATTCTAAAAGAGAGTCACAAAGCCCACGCATATATCTCGACCCATGAATAATGGTTTACATTTCCATTAATCGCATCGCTGAGATCAATAACTTTATCTTCAAGAATCGACTCTTTTAATGTACACAGACATATATTTTAATTATGCGTATTTCGTCAATATCGTAGTTATT
It encodes:
- a CDS encoding VWA domain-containing protein, with translation MRRLPVYLLIDVSYSMDGEPLRAVQHGVETLSSRLCRNPHALETAYLSVLTFANDVQVDVELTELALFQSPTLKTRGMTSLGLGLKELSLQIKNEVKLSTRDQKGDWKPLIFIMTDGSPTDDWKRGLVDFKQVSSGVVVACAAGEGANIDVLKEITPNVVKLTTLDEGTIGEFFKWVSSSIEVSSTKIETTGEEMNDLFELPPPPQGIDLVKH